Part of the bacterium genome is shown below.
GCGCCTGCCGATCGTGGCGATGACCGCCAACGCGATGAAGGGCGACCGCGAGCGCTGTCTCGAGGCGGGGATGGACGACTACGTCTCCAAGCCGTTCGCCCTCGCCGACGTCGAGCGCGCCCTCGACCGCTGGCTTCCCCGCGCCTGATCCGCGGCGCCGACGCACTGGGGGCCGTTCTGAGCGCGGGGGCGCGAGGAGAAATGCCGATGATCGCCGCTCGAATGATCCCGTTGAGCCTGCTTGCGTTCGCCGCGCTCGCCGCGGCCGCCGCCGCGCCCGCCGCGGCGCAGATCCCCGAGGACCGCAAGGCGCTGACGCGCACGATCTCCTACGCGGAGATGAAGAGCTTCCTCGCCTCGATCGACGGCGTCGGGCCGGTCCGCGTCTCCGAGGAGGCGAAGACCGCCGAGGGGCGCTCGGTCTTCCTCGTCCACGCCGCGCGCGGCAAGGCGCCGTCGTTCCGCGTCCTCTTCTTCGCCCAGCAGCACGGCGACGAAGTTTCGGGGAAGGACGCGCTGCTCTACCTGCTGCGCGACGTCGCCCGCCGCCCCGAGACGCTGCCCGCCGACGTGGACCTCTGGGTGATGCCGATGGTCAACCCCGACGGCGCGGAGGCGGGGAAGCGCCGCACCTCGACCGGCGCCGACCTGAACCGCGACCACATGGTGCTCGAGAACCCCGAGACGCAGGCGCTGCACCGCGTCGCCCGGCGCGTGCGGCCGCACGTCGCCGTGGACTGCCACGAGTTCGGGCGCGACACCGACCGCGACCAAGGCTTCAACTCCTGGGCCGAGATCACGATGGACAACCTGAACAACCCGCTCTTCGATCCCGCCGTCGTCGCCGCGGCGAGCCGTTGGGTCGAGGAGGGGGCGGCGGCCGAGCGCGCCGCGGGGCACAACTTCCTGCGCTACACGGTCGGCGGCCTGCCGCCGCGGGAGAACCAGCGCCACTCCGCGCCGGAGGCGGACAGCGCGGTCAACTCGATGGGGATGTACGGCGGGATGGCGTTCATCGTCGAGGCCGGCGTGCGGCGCGCCGACGACGGCC
Proteins encoded:
- a CDS encoding response regulator; the encoded protein is RLPIVAMTANAMKGDRERCLEAGMDDYVSKPFALADVERALDRWLPRA
- a CDS encoding succinylglutamate desuccinylase/aspartoacylase family protein, with product MIAARMIPLSLLAFAALAAAAAAPAAAQIPEDRKALTRTISYAEMKSFLASIDGVGPVRVSEEAKTAEGRSVFLVHAARGKAPSFRVLFFAQQHGDEVSGKDALLYLLRDVARRPETLPADVDLWVMPMVNPDGAEAGKRRTSTGADLNRDHMVLENPETQALHRVARRVRPHVAVDCHEFGRDTDRDQGFNSWAEITMDNLNNPLFDPAVVAAASRWVEEGAAAERAAGHNFLRYTVGGLPPRENQRHSAPEADSAVNSMGMYGGMAFIVEAGVRRADDGHASDLASRVDAYLVLLKRFLAPNPHRAADVAAIEAARRKPLPPFLPTNYLWVNRGTTITEFPLIETATGKTVRIPTANMMTEVAVKSAVATPVGYAVEPRAAAAFKTLFARHEIPFEELAAPRGVAAERCTLVRMEDEFDEVYSRYDGRQIVTCAAAKEETLPAGTLLVTLRGEAATRAALLLEPAALYGVYQYPRFRPFAVAGAALPVLRVTR